The proteins below are encoded in one region of Zavarzinella sp.:
- the polX gene encoding DNA polymerase/3'-5' exonuclease PolX yields MFSKEDVATALEEIGTLLELKGESSFRTNAYHNGARAIRQFEGDFKGLVETGKLSEIRGIGSSLQEKVLTLARTGELAYLNDLRNEIPTALIQMLRIPKLGPKKIKVLHDELGIETLQALQEACEDGRVAKLKGFGAKTADNILQGLAFLDQVGKRVRIDQALPLGLALLEQLRKLPGVQRSELCGSLRRRRETAKDIDILISSDDAAPIMEAFTQLPEVMQVVAHGETKSSIVASMQIDGEKIILNADLRVVPDAAFPFALHYFTGSKEHNVRVRQRAIDQGLSLNEYGLTGKKNVACETEEDIFRALGLDYIPPELREDTGEITAAESHHLPQLVELADLRGVFHNHSTYSDGNATLEQMALAAKERGWEYFGIADHSQSLKVARGLSPEQVRQQWQEIDALNKKLQGIRIIKGIESDILDDGSLDYDDELLQGFEYVVASVHTNFGMSMEEMTKRICTALRHPATTMLGHATGRLLLRREGYKVDLDEVLKVAAEHGKMIEINAHPVRLDLDWTYVKKAKSMGIPLVICPDAHSTQELDVAQFGIHVARRGWLEKQHVFNTLTLQEMLAELHRRKVS; encoded by the coding sequence ATGTTCAGTAAAGAAGATGTGGCTACTGCTCTTGAAGAAATTGGCACCCTGCTCGAACTGAAGGGGGAAAGTTCCTTCCGCACCAATGCGTACCACAATGGTGCCCGCGCCATCCGCCAGTTTGAAGGTGACTTTAAAGGTCTGGTGGAAACGGGCAAACTTTCTGAAATTCGTGGGATTGGCTCCTCGCTGCAGGAAAAAGTGCTGACCCTGGCACGCACCGGCGAGCTGGCCTATTTGAACGATCTGAGGAATGAAATCCCCACGGCACTGATTCAGATGTTGCGGATCCCGAAACTGGGCCCAAAAAAGATTAAGGTGCTGCACGATGAACTTGGCATCGAAACGCTGCAAGCTCTACAGGAAGCCTGCGAAGATGGGCGTGTGGCGAAGCTGAAAGGATTTGGAGCAAAGACTGCGGACAACATTCTGCAGGGCCTTGCCTTTCTCGATCAGGTGGGGAAACGGGTGCGGATCGATCAGGCACTCCCACTGGGACTGGCACTGCTGGAACAACTTCGCAAGCTGCCTGGTGTGCAACGTTCGGAATTGTGCGGCAGTCTGCGACGTCGACGGGAGACCGCAAAAGATATCGACATCCTGATCAGCAGTGATGATGCGGCACCCATTATGGAAGCGTTCACCCAGCTTCCCGAAGTGATGCAGGTAGTGGCCCATGGGGAAACCAAGTCGAGCATTGTGGCCAGCATGCAGATCGATGGTGAGAAAATTATCCTGAATGCTGACCTGCGCGTGGTGCCCGATGCGGCATTTCCGTTTGCACTGCACTACTTCACTGGCAGTAAAGAACACAATGTCCGGGTAAGACAACGTGCGATTGATCAGGGGTTGAGCCTGAACGAGTATGGCCTGACAGGCAAAAAGAACGTGGCCTGTGAAACGGAAGAAGATATTTTTCGGGCTTTAGGACTGGATTACATCCCACCTGAACTGCGGGAAGACACGGGCGAAATCACGGCTGCTGAAAGCCATCACCTGCCCCAACTGGTCGAACTGGCTGACCTGCGTGGGGTATTCCATAACCATTCGACATACAGCGATGGGAATGCCACGCTGGAGCAGATGGCTCTGGCAGCCAAAGAGCGTGGCTGGGAATACTTTGGCATTGCCGACCACAGCCAATCATTGAAGGTAGCACGGGGGCTTTCGCCTGAACAGGTTCGACAGCAGTGGCAGGAAATCGATGCGTTGAACAAGAAGCTACAGGGTATTCGTATCATCAAAGGAATTGAAAGTGACATTCTGGATGATGGCAGCCTGGACTACGATGATGAACTGTTGCAGGGTTTCGAATATGTGGTGGCCAGCGTCCACACCAATTTCGGCATGTCGATGGAAGAGATGACGAAGCGAATCTGCACAGCCTTACGACACCCCGCTACCACAATGCTGGGCCATGCCACCGGGCGATTGTTGTTGCGACGAGAAGGCTACAAGGTGGATCTGGATGAAGTGCTGAAGGTGGCCGCAGAACATGGCAAAATGATTGAAATCAACGCCCACCCAGTGCGGCTGGATCTCGATTGGACTTACGTGAAAAAAGCAAAATCAATGGGTATTCCACTGGTAATCTGCCCCGATGCCCACAGCACACAGGAACTGGATGTGGCCCAGTTTGGCATCCACGTTGCCCGCCGTGGCTGGCTGGAAAAGCAGCACGTATTCAACACATTGACTCTGCAGGAGATGCTGGCAGAACTGCACCGCCGAAAAGTGTCCTAG
- a CDS encoding tetratricopeptide repeat protein, whose protein sequence is MIRCLLLMTVTLIVAAPIFADDYTAKTITVKKEIRLGRKLGGGLAQDGAILKPGTAYKVKADDGTYLELAGGFIFKSDATLVNDGTPIPKVKAKDSDPDNTKGEWFKQVVFSKKPASEITFGDIVGGQEVYFKFDGQFPILVREDRDGWLRFFGEYKDGWAKKDDFLLLRDAVNYFTDRIKANKKDEFAWQMRANAYLNQGQFDKAIEDYTEVLRQNPKNTRALMTRGFAYSRIGEFDKEIVDYTEVVSLDPKNAQAFYNRGIAWGNKSEFEKAIENYTEAIRLDPKMATALINRGSMWLYKGEFDKAIADCTEAIRVDSKISLAYMIRGNARSSKGEYDKAIEDCTEAIRLDPKNIAAYTLRGGAWNDKGEFDKGIADCNEAIRLDPKNAQAYSFRGVAWNGKQEYEKAVADTSEAIRINPQDVFALNNRASAFANMREYDKAIADCDKAIQLDSNYEFAYFTRGLVWDAKQEYDKAVKDFTEVIRLNSNDAEAFASRGWCRYRMKDYDKAIADFDSALKINPKNAFATGNRGLVFAVQKKYADAVKAFEAALALKDKEYPPYEYGLFLASCPEAKYRDGKKAVELTKKALEVLSKDANWEVHAALAAAYAEIADFELAVVTQRTALEDKTCTGDDRKSMEKRLELYRAKKPYRAD, encoded by the coding sequence ATGATACGCTGCTTACTACTGATGACAGTCACGCTTATTGTCGCAGCGCCGATTTTCGCTGATGATTACACGGCGAAAACAATCACGGTGAAAAAAGAAATCCGACTCGGCCGTAAACTAGGAGGTGGGTTGGCACAGGATGGAGCAATACTGAAGCCTGGCACAGCTTACAAAGTGAAGGCAGACGACGGCACCTACTTGGAACTCGCTGGTGGATTCATCTTCAAGTCCGATGCGACCCTCGTAAATGATGGTACGCCGATACCAAAAGTTAAAGCAAAAGATTCTGATCCAGACAATACCAAGGGTGAGTGGTTCAAACAAGTCGTTTTTAGCAAAAAGCCAGCTTCGGAGATTACCTTCGGCGATATTGTTGGTGGTCAGGAGGTCTACTTCAAGTTTGACGGCCAATTCCCTATACTTGTGCGGGAAGATCGTGACGGTTGGTTACGATTCTTCGGTGAATACAAGGATGGGTGGGCTAAAAAAGACGATTTCTTGCTTCTTCGCGACGCTGTGAACTATTTTACCGACCGCATCAAGGCTAATAAGAAGGACGAGTTCGCATGGCAGATGCGGGCAAACGCCTACCTGAATCAAGGGCAATTCGATAAGGCGATTGAGGATTATACCGAGGTTCTCCGGCAGAACCCCAAGAATACAAGGGCTCTAATGACCCGGGGCTTTGCGTATTCTAGGATAGGGGAATTTGACAAGGAAATTGTCGACTATACGGAAGTTGTTAGCCTTGACCCGAAGAACGCCCAGGCCTTTTACAACCGTGGCATCGCGTGGGGAAACAAGAGTGAGTTTGAAAAGGCAATTGAGAATTATACTGAAGCCATCCGGCTTGACCCCAAGATGGCAACCGCCTTAATCAACCGCGGTAGTATGTGGCTCTACAAAGGAGAGTTCGACAAGGCTATTGCAGACTGCACGGAGGCCATCCGTGTCGATTCCAAGATTAGCTTAGCCTATATGATCCGCGGGAATGCCCGGAGCAGTAAGGGTGAATACGATAAGGCCATTGAGGACTGTACAGAGGCAATCCGGCTAGATCCAAAGAATATCGCTGCTTATACCTTACGTGGTGGGGCCTGGAATGATAAAGGGGAATTCGATAAAGGTATTGCGGACTGTAACGAGGCTATTCGGCTTGATCCGAAGAATGCCCAGGCCTATTCCTTCCGTGGGGTCGCTTGGAATGGTAAGCAGGAGTATGAAAAAGCTGTTGCCGACACGTCCGAAGCCATCCGGATCAACCCCCAGGACGTCTTTGCACTCAACAACCGTGCAAGTGCGTTTGCTAACATGAGGGAGTACGATAAGGCTATCGCAGATTGCGACAAAGCGATCCAACTCGACTCAAACTACGAGTTCGCCTACTTTACTCGCGGCTTAGTGTGGGATGCGAAGCAGGAGTATGACAAAGCAGTCAAAGACTTTACCGAAGTGATCAGACTCAACTCCAACGACGCTGAAGCTTTTGCCAGCCGTGGCTGGTGTCGCTATCGTATGAAGGATTACGACAAGGCAATTGCTGACTTTGATTCCGCTTTGAAAATTAACCCGAAGAATGCTTTTGCGACCGGCAACCGCGGCTTAGTGTTCGCTGTCCAGAAGAAATACGCCGATGCAGTGAAAGCATTCGAGGCGGCGCTTGCCCTGAAGGACAAAGAATATCCCCCCTACGAATACGGTCTGTTCCTAGCGAGTTGCCCTGAGGCAAAGTACCGAGATGGCAAAAAAGCAGTCGAACTAACGAAGAAGGCACTGGAGGTTTTGTCCAAAGATGCAAACTGGGAGGTTCATGCTGCTCTCGCTGCAGCCTACGCCGAGATTGCTGATTTTGAACTGGCCGTCGTAACACAGCGAACCGCCTTGGAGGATAAAACATGTACTGGTGATGATCGCAAATCGATGGAAAAGAGATTAGAACTGTACCGAGCAAAGAAACCATACAGAGCTGACTGA